In the genome of uncultured Sphaerochaeta sp., the window TACCAGCTCGCCATGGATGAGGAGGACCTTGCGCTTATCCAGCGCTGGTTCATCAGCCAAGACCGCAATCCCACCCTTACAGAACTGAGGGTGTTGGATACCTACTGGTCCGACCACTGCAGGCATACTACCTTTCTCACCGAGCTGGACGAGGTGGTGATCGATGACCCCCAGATAGATGCCATCTACCAGATGTTTCTCAAGGACCGGTCAAGGCTTGGCATCACCAAGGCGCTGACGTTGATGGAACTGGCCACCGGTGGTGCAAAATACCTCAAGGCGAATGGGGGTTTGAAACGCCTTGACGTGAGCGATGAGATCAACGCGTGTTCTGTCCACATTGATGTGGACGTCGATGGGAAGAACATTCCCTACCTGCTGCAGTTCAAGAATGAGACGCACAACCATCCGACTGAGATAGAGCCCTTCGGAGGGGCTGCCACCTGCATCGGTGGGGCTATCCGCGATCCTCTTTCCGGGCGCAGTTACGTCTACCAAGGGATGAGAATCTCAGGATCCGGCGATCCCACCACAGCCTTGGATCAGACGCTTGAGGGAAAGCTGGCCCAGCGAACCATAGCCCTGGGCTCTGCCCACGGCTTCAGCTCGTACGGAAACCAGATAGGCATGGCGACCTCCCTGGTGGAGGAGTTCTACCACCCGGGTTTTGTGGCAAAGCATATGGAATTGGGCTTTGTCATCGGGGCAGTGCCACTGGCGCAGGTCCGCAGGGAGCAGCCCGATCTTTCTGATGTGGTTATTCTCGTTGGGGGCAGGACCGGCCGGGACGGCTGTGGTGGGGCAACCGGCTCCTCGAAGAGCCATGGACTGACCAGTCTGGAGTCCTGTGCTTCCGAGGTTCAGCGGGGCAATGCTCCCCAGGAACGCAAGTTGCAGCGTCTGATGCGAAGAGCTGAGGTGACCCGCCTGATCAAGCGTTGCAATGACTTTGGTGCCGGGGGAGTGAGTGTGGCCATCGGCGAGCTTGCCGACGGGGTGATGATCGACCTTGATGCACTTCCGACCAAGTACGAGGGTCTTGATGGGACCGAACGGGCTATCAGCGAGAGTCAGGAACGAATGGCCATGGTGGTTGCCCAGCAGGATGCACAGCAGTTCCTTCGCTATGCCGAGGAGGAGAACCTTGAGGCTACGGTGGTTGCCCAAATTACCGAAGAGCCCAATCTGGTGATGCACTGTCAGGGAAAGACCCTGGTGAATCTCAGCCGGGAGCTGCTCTCCAGCAACGGGGCAAGAAAGCGGGCGCGAGTGCATGTTCCCTGCTATGCGGAGCGCGCTGCCAAGCAAGAGCCTTTTGGGGAAGCGGAGCTTGCCACGCTTCTCAACGACCTGAACTCAGCAAGCAAGCAGGCGTTGGCCCAACGCTTTGACACTACCATCGGAGGGGGGAGCGTGCTGCAGAGCTTCGGCGGAAAGACACAGTCAAGTCCGGCGCAAGTAATGGCCGCTCTCATTCCTGTAGAGGAGGGAAGGACCACTGCCACCAGTCTTGCCTCCTATGCCTATGACCCCTATGAATCGGAAGCAAACCCCTTCCGCGGTGCCTTCCTTGCAGTGATGCACTCGCTTGCCAAGGTGGCGGCAGCAGGGGGCGATCTTGCCCAGACCTATCTGACGTTTCAGGAGTATTTCGGAAAGCTTGGAAGCGATCCCGATCGCTGGGGTCTGCCGCTTGCATCCCTCTTGGGAGCATACAAGGCCCAGAGGCTCTTCGGTACGGCCGCCATCGGCGGCAAGGACTCGATGAGCGGTACCTTCGGTTCGCTTTCGGTTCCTCCCACGCTGGTCAGCTTTGCTGTCAGTGTGGCCAAGCAGAACCAGGTGGGATACAACCATTTTGTACAGGCTGGTTCTTCTCTCTTCCTTTTGGAAGCAGAGCGCGAAGAGGATCTTCTTGCCCTGTTCACGCATGTCAGTACGCTGGTTCGCCAGAAGCGGGTACGCTCAGCCTATGCTGTGGGATGGGGTGGCTTGGCTCTGGCGGTTACCCATATGAGCCTTGGCAATGAGATCGGCTGCATACTGGAAACCGATCTTGACCTGGCTACGAAGCGCTATGGTGCTTTTGTGGTGGAGACAGATGGGCCCCTGGAGGGAGGAGTGCTCATTGGAAGAACCACCGCAGAAGCGGAGGTGGTTTTCCCAAGCTGTGGCAAGGACATCAAGTCACTGCGCACTGCCCTTGAGGCTCCGCTTGCCCCGGTATACGGCTCGATGCATGCTGAGGGTGAGCGGGTGCCAACTTTGGACTTTGTTGTGGACGCGTGGCCGAAATGCCGATACCCCAAGGCAAAACCGCGGGTGCTCATCCCGGTCTTCGAGGGAACCAACTGTGAGCTTGACAGCCGGAAGGCTTGGAAAGGAGTGGGAGCGGAAGTGGAGTTGCTTGTGATCAACACCCTTACTCCCAAGCATGTCGAGCAGAGCGTACAACGTATGCTCGCCTCCCTTCAGCAGTGCCAGATCCTGTTCTTGAGCGGGGGCTTCTCCGCAGCTGATGAGCCGGATGGCTCGGGCAAGTTCATCGCATCTTTCTTGGCCAATCCCCTGATCAAGGCCAGGATCGAGACCTTGCTCGCCGAGCATGACGCTCTGGTGGGTGGAATCTGCAACGGGTTCCAAGCCTTGGTAAGGCTTGGGCTGCTTCCGTATGGAGCGATACGAAAGCCAGCTGCAGGCGATCCCATGCTGCTGGACAACCAGGTGGGGCATCATATCTCCCGGTTGGTCAACTGTCGTGTCAGTTCGAATCTCTCCCCCTGGTTCAGTGCCTTCAAGGTGGGGGATACCCAGCTGCTCCCTGTTTCGCATGGGGAGGGCAGGTTTTTTGCAGAGGATTCGGTGCTTGCAGACCTGATCAGGCAAGGCCAGATTGCCAGCCAGTATGTGGACAGCCAGGGATATGCAACCACAAGCTATCCGGACAATCCTAATGGCTCCCTGTACGCAGTGGAAGCGTTGAGCAGTGCTGACGGCAAGGTGTTCGGCAGGATGGCTCACAGCGAGCGCATAGTGGAACGGCTCTATCAGAATACTGAGGCACAAGCCGATTCTGCGTTGTTTTGGGGCGCTGTCCGCTATTTTGGCTGATCGGTGTGTCAGAGAGAGTCCATTCTGGGCTCTTTTTGACTCGCGTGTGTCGATTTGACCCAATTAGGATGATGGGTAGGGTTCATTGCGGGTACTTTGCATCCAGGATGTGTGGTGCATAGTACCTTGATATTTGATTTAGAAACGTATTAAAAGTATGTAATACAAATAAATAAAAACTATTAAAGAAATTTTTTCTTTTTCTTTCAAAAAGTTGGCACGCCTTTTGCATATATGTTTGCATCAACAACGAACAGACATAAACACATGGAGGTGTCACAATGAAATATTACGTATCCTACAACAACAGCAACCCGGTATCGAACTTCGAATCCCTGTTCAACGACCTCTGGTCCGATTGGGGCGTCAGCTCGAGCAAGATTCCGCCGGTAGATATTTATGAGACCGAGAAAGCGTATGTCATTGAGGCAGAGCTTGCCGGGTACAAGCAGGATGAGGTCCAGGTCAATGTTGACAAGCATGTGCTGAGAATCAGCAGCGACAAGCAGACGCTCAAGGATGCGGATGGCAAGAAGAACCTGGTGCGCGAGCGCTACTTCAAGAAGTTTGAACGCTCCTTCAGCCTTCCTGAGGATATCGATGAGTCCGCAATCGAGGGCGAGTTCAGCGATGGCGTGCTGACCATCACCCTTCCCAAGAAGGAAGAGGTTCTGCCCAAGACCATTGAAGTGAAGATCAGATAAGGTAGCCGAGAGTCGGTTCCCACCCCTTGCACAAAGCAGCCTGCAGCATCCACTGCAGGCTGTTTTTCAGCATCAGAGTCAAGACAATCAAAAGTGATCACCGCTTGAAGACTTCTCCAGCGATATGGTGGCCCCCCACCTGCTCGCCAATGGATGGGTTGGATTGTCCGAGTATGAGGAATCCATCACCAGCGCTGTTTTTCAACATGAGTCTGCGGATGATCGGATACGAGCGGTCATCTGTAATGGAAGCTGGCTTTTATTGAGAGCAAAAGCAAGGCTACTCGCTGAATCTGGATCAATCGGTGTTGGGTAAGGCTAGTTCTTCAAAGGCGAAACAACCCATATTTCTGAAGACGATTGCACGATACTCTTATACCCCTCAATTCCTTGATTCTTGTTTCTCAGGACCGTTTTCCACCCTTTGTTCCAAGTTTGTGTTGCATTGATGCAAGCACATGCGTATTTCTTGGGAATGCATGTGCAAACAATCCTCAACAGAAACGTATCATGGTATTTCGGAAGTCCCCAACAGTGGTGAAGGGATAGTAATGTTGCTTACCTATGCATCAGGTACAGGCAACCCCGTGCTGTAGTGTTTCTGCTGCGGCTTACGCTTGCTACTCGCAGCCTTCTCACCCAAATCAGCAAATTGACAGAAGCAATGAGGCCGCAGCTCCTTGTATGGATGCAACGGCCTCTTTCACCTGGTTCAGTCGAGAATGATCAGGGCGAGGAAGGTCAACGGTTCGTCCTCCTCGTTGCGGATGGCGTGGCTTGCACCGCCGCCGGTGATGACCAGGTCGCCTTTCTCCACAACCTTATCCCCATCGGCTTCGGTTACGATACCGCGGCCACCGGTAATCCAGTAGTATTCGGTTTCGTTTACATGGTCATGGGTACCGATGGAGCACCCTTTTTCGATGCGAAGTTCGGAAAAGAGCCTGCAATGAGCCATGGTTCCTTCATCACTGAGGGCTGTAAAGACCACCTGGCCGCTTCCTCCACGCAATTTTTCCTTGATGCTGACGTTCATATCGCTTGCTTTCTTGATCATGATTGACCCTCCTGCTTGCTAGTGTGCCAGCTCTCGCCTTCTTGGGCAATACATACTTGACACTCGCCCGCGAGAATTCAATACTGAGACAACCGTGCTTACAGTCTACCGATTTTTGTCTGGATTCCCGCCAGGGCGGGAAGTTCAGGCCAATGTGTGGTTTCTCATGCACGTATGTTGAGGAGTAGCAATGAACAAGATTCTATCGAAGCAAAGGCTGTCGCAGGAAGTGTTCAGGATGGAGATCGAGGCGAGGGAGATTGCAGAAGCCCGTAAGCCCGGTCAGTTCATCATCCTGCAGATGGGTGGAGATTTTGGGGAGCGTATTCCTCTTACAATCGCAGATGCCGATCCCGAGAAGGGATCGATTACCCTGATCTTCCAGGCTGTTGGGGAAACCACCCACCGTTTGGCCCTGCTGAACGTAGGGGATAGCATCGAGAATCTGCTTGGTCCCTTGGGCAAGCCCACCGATATCAAGAACTACGGCAAGGTCGTCTGTGTCGGCGGTGGCATCGGAGTAGCCCCGCTCTTCCCCATTGTCCAGGGCATGAAGAATGCCGGCAACGAGGTGAAGGTCATCATGGGCGCCAGGAACAAGGACCTTCTGATCATGGAAGAGGATATGAAGGCTACCGCCGATGAGGTCATCGTCGTTACCGACGACGGCAGCTATGGACGCAAGGCCTTGGTCACCGAGCCTCTGAAAGAGCTGTGTGAAACCTACAAGCCCGATTGCGTGGTCATCATCGGTCCCCCGATCATGATGAAGTTTGCCGCCCTTACCACCAAACCCTACGGTATCCATACCATCGTGTCGCTGAACACCATCATGATCGATGGAACCGGCATGTGCGGTGGTTGCAGGGTCACCATCGGCGGAAAGACGAAGTTCGTGTGTGTCGACGGCCCCGAATTCGATGGGCACCAGGTCGATTGGGACAATATGCTGCTGCGTCTGGGAACCTACCGGAGCAAGGAACAGGATGCCCATCACCGCTGTCACATCGGTTTGCACATCAATGAAGGGGAGGCGTAAGCGATGCACGCTACATATGAAGAGTTGGACAAACAGGCACAAGCGTTGCTCTCTCAGCTGGAAGGCAAGAGCCTAAGTGCCAAGGAAAGAGCGCAGATCCCCCTCCAGGAGATGCCTACCCAAGCCAGTGAGGTGAGGGTGAAGAATATGCAGGAGGTCGCTCTCGGCTATTCCGAAAGTCAGGTCAGGGTTGAGGCGATGCGTTGCTTGCAGTGCAAGACCAAGCCCTGCATCGCAGGCTGTCCGGTAGCCATCGATATTCCTGCCTTTATTGCCCAGGCTGCCGAAGGCAACTATGCCAAGTCGGTCGAGATCATCAAGGAGAGCAGTTTGCTCCCGTCCATCTGCGGTCGTGTCTGTCCCCAGGAGAGCCAGTGCCAGATGTACTGCACCGTGGGCAAGATGTTCAAGGATGTGGACAAATCGGTTTCCATCGGTCGCATCGAGCGCTTTGTCGCCGATTATGCCCGTGAGCATGATTTGGAAAAAGTCCCTGCCATCAAGGCTGAGACGGGAAAGAAAGTGGCTGTGGTCGGCACCGGCCCTGCAAGCATCTCCGCAGCAGCGGACCTGCGCAGGGAAGGCCATCAGGTGGTGATGTTCGAGGCGCTGCACAAAGCCGGCGGCGTCTTGGTCTATGGCATCCCTGAATTCCGTCTTCCCAAGAAGATTGTGGAACACGAGCTGCACAACCTGGTGGAGATGGGTGTGGAGATCAAGCGCAACTATCTGGTGGGCAAGACCCGCAAGATCAGCGACCTGATGGAACGTGACGGTTTTGATGCCGTATTCGTAGGCTCCGGGGCAGGACTCCCCAAGTTCATGGGTATCGATGGGGAGAACTACATCGGTGTCTTCTCTGCAAACGAGTATCTCACGCGCAGCAACCTGATGAAGGCCTATGCCGTGGGTGAAGCGCTTACCCCGCTCTTCGATTCCCACAAGGTTGCTGTCTTTGGTGGCGGCAACGTGGCGATGGACGCCGCCAGGACGGCCAAGCGCTTGGGTGCAGAGCAGGTGAACATTGTCTACCGCCGTACCGAGGTGGAGATGCCGGCCCGGAAGGAAGAGGTTGCCCATGCAAAGGAAGAGGGTGTTGAATTCCTCTACCTGCATGCTCCTCTGAAGATCACCGCTGATGAGAAGGGCCGGGTCAATGGCGTCGAGCTCATCACCTGTGAACTGGGGGAAGCGGATGCATCGGGTCGCCGAAGTCCGGTGGAGATTCCCGGCAGCGAGAAGCTGCATGAGTATGACACGGTCATCGTCGCAATCGGCAATGACAGCAACCCACTCATCAAGGCGACGACCGATGGCATCGAGGTGAACCGAAGGGGTAACTTCATCGTCAACGAAGAGACGTGTGAGACCTCCCTCAAGGGGGTGTGGGCAGGTGGAGACATCGTGCTTGGGGCTGCAACGGTCATTCTGGCCATGGGCCAGGGACGCAAGGCTGCGAAGGCGATGAACGCGTACCTGTCCAACTGATAAGCAAACGTTGGAGGGTGGGCCGCTTGGTGCGGTCCACCCCGCCTTGAACCAGATTCGTTGTTTGTGTATAGTACAGAAGTGGATATTCAGCATGATTGCCAATCGGTGATCTGTCAGCTTCAGTCAATTGAGAAGACCCAGGCCATCCTGGAAGTGATAGATTCCTGTTCAGTATTTTCCTCTCTCCCCGACCTCGAGCGTTTCAAGCGCGGGGTGCTTCGCCGTGAACGCTTGCAGTCGACCGGTATCGGGCACGGAGTCGCAATTGCCCATGGCAAGATTCTCGGCCTCAAGGAAGTGCACATTGCACTGGGCATCAGTCGGGAGGGCATCGAGTATGGCAGCAGCGACGGCATGCCGGTACATTTGCTCTTTGTCATTGCATCGTCCCCTTCCATCCAGATGGAGTACTTGGGCTCACTCAGTTCAATTCTTCGCAGCGTCAGGACCGAGGAGATGCGTGCACACCTGTTGGATATGCATCTGAGAAAGACGGATGAGGCTTGTCGTCGGTTCTTCTCCATGATGTCAGAACAGCGGTTTGTCTGGTTCTGCAAAGATTCTCAGTAGAACACACCTGCACACAATACAGCTGCCACCCGCTTGTCATGCTCCTCTTCGGGGAGTGTTTCCACAAGTTGGTGGCTTCGGCATATTCCCAACGTAGGACAACCGGTGTGGTGGGAGAGGAAACGGTCATAGTAGCCTTTTCCTCTTCCCAGCCGTTGTCCCTGACGGGTATAGGCTACAGCAGGCACGAGCAAGAGGTCCTCCTGTGTGGGGAAGAGTTCTCTCGTCGGTTGCGGTTCAGCAATGCCGAATCGTCCTTTCTGCAACGTTTCGAACGAGAAGACCTGAAAGAAGTGAAGTGTCCCATCGGCATCACTGACCGGGAGTGCCAGCACTTTGTGTGCAAGGGCATCCTGAAGCACCTCGGTGATGTCAGCTTCATCTCTTAGCGGGAAAAAGGCAAAGAGGGAATGGGCCCCTGCATACAAGTTGCTTGCAAGCAGAGATCGGCAACTTTTGCTGTCCTCTTCCTGAAAATCCCTAGTTCCCTGTGCTCTGATGGCACGGCGAAGAGCCCTCTTTGTTTCCATGAATCGATTATAGCATGAGAGCGCCGGCAGCAACGAGGGCAGTGAAAACCAGAAGAACAAGATCTGATGCGCTGTAGGGCAAACCCGGCCGCTTTCTGGCTGGGTCGAAGTTTCGTGCTTCCAAGGCGAGGGAGAGTTCCTGCGCCTTGTCAAGCAGAAGGCTGAAGATGGCGGAGGAGAGCGAGGTGATGGCCGTATAAGGGTTCCTTCTTCGCTCCAGGCGAGCCTTTCGTGCGGTCACCACCTCAAGGGATGCATCGAAGATGAGAGGAAGAATGCTCAAGGTCAGTTCGATGGTGCTTGCCACCACAGCCCCCTGTACGAAGGGGATGCGGTCAAGCAGGTTGCCCAGGGAGCGCGCAAGGTCATCGGGGGCGGTTGCATCGGCGACGAGCATACCGCACAGGATGATGCAGAAGAAGCGCAGGGCGGCCGCTGCCGAGAGCAGGATGTCCTGGTGGGCAAGATACTCGGTGAGGAGGATCATGGCCATCAGGAAGGCGAAAAAGCGAAGCTCGCGCTTGTAGTGCGTGATGGGTAGTTTCTGCAAGGCCGCTGCCATACACAGGATGAGGGCTATCAAAAGGACTCCTGCAAGCGAGACTCTGATAAGCACAAGGCACAGGATGAGGACAGTGAGAAACTTGATCAGCGGGTTGGCGCGACAGAGGAGGGTGTGTTGTTCCCGGTAGTGGAAGATCAGCGCTTCAGCCATGACAGGTCCTCAACCGCGGCTCCCTCTGGTAGGTAGATGCCGTGCTGACCCAGAATGGGCAAGACTTCATGCGGTGTTCCCGAGGCAACAATGTGACCCGACTCAAGCACCAGCACCTGGTCTGCATGGCTGAGTGTCTTGTCCACCTCGTGACTCACCAGGATGATGGTGTGCCCTTCCTGCTGCAATCTGAGCAGGGTGGAGAGTACGCTCACCACCGATCGGTAGTCCAGGTTGGCAAACGGTTCGTCCAGGATCAGGAGCTTGGGATCCATCACCAATACCCCTGCTATGGCAAGGCGACGTTTTTCTCCGCCACTGAGGGTACGCGGTCTTTGGCTGCGCTGCCCGCTGAGGTCAAGCAACCCAAGCACCTGTTCCAATTTCTGGGTTTGTGTTTCCAGATCAAGTCCAAGGTTTTCCATGCCGAACCGGATGTCCTTCTCCACCGTCTGACCCACCATCTGGGTGTCTGCGTCCTGAAAGACCAGACCGATGGTCTGCATACGCTTTTTCCTGTCCTTGGTGACATCCTTTCCTTCCAGCAGGATGGTACCTTCCTGCATCTGTTCAAGTCCTTTGATGCATCTGAGCAACACACTTTTTCCGGACCCATTCGGGCCGCACAGCAAGGTAAAGGAGCCTTGCGGTACAGAAAAACTGATATCCTTGAGAATGTGTTTTTCCTTGGATATGGAGAAGTTGAGTGCGGTGACACTGAGGA includes:
- a CDS encoding PTS sugar transporter subunit IIA, producing MDIQHDCQSVICQLQSIEKTQAILEVIDSCSVFSSLPDLERFKRGVLRRERLQSTGIGHGVAIAHGKILGLKEVHIALGISREGIEYGSSDGMPVHLLFVIASSPSIQMEYLGSLSSILRSVRTEEMRAHLLDMHLRKTDEACRRFFSMMSEQRFVWFCKDSQ
- a CDS encoding energy-coupling factor transporter transmembrane component T — translated: MAEALIFHYREQHTLLCRANPLIKFLTVLILCLVLIRVSLAGVLLIALILCMAAALQKLPITHYKRELRFFAFLMAMILLTEYLAHQDILLSAAAALRFFCIILCGMLVADATAPDDLARSLGNLLDRIPFVQGAVVASTIELTLSILPLIFDASLEVVTARKARLERRRNPYTAITSLSSAIFSLLLDKAQELSLALEARNFDPARKRPGLPYSASDLVLLVFTALVAAGALML
- the gltA gene encoding NADPH-dependent glutamate synthase, which produces MHATYEELDKQAQALLSQLEGKSLSAKERAQIPLQEMPTQASEVRVKNMQEVALGYSESQVRVEAMRCLQCKTKPCIAGCPVAIDIPAFIAQAAEGNYAKSVEIIKESSLLPSICGRVCPQESQCQMYCTVGKMFKDVDKSVSIGRIERFVADYAREHDLEKVPAIKAETGKKVAVVGTGPASISAAADLRREGHQVVMFEALHKAGGVLVYGIPEFRLPKKIVEHELHNLVEMGVEIKRNYLVGKTRKISDLMERDGFDAVFVGSGAGLPKFMGIDGENYIGVFSANEYLTRSNLMKAYAVGEALTPLFDSHKVAVFGGGNVAMDAARTAKRLGAEQVNIVYRRTEVEMPARKEEVAHAKEEGVEFLYLHAPLKITADEKGRVNGVELITCELGEADASGRRSPVEIPGSEKLHEYDTVIVAIGNDSNPLIKATTDGIEVNRRGNFIVNEETCETSLKGVWAGGDIVLGAATVILAMGQGRKAAKAMNAYLSN
- a CDS encoding cupin domain-containing protein — its product is MIKKASDMNVSIKEKLRGGSGQVVFTALSDEGTMAHCRLFSELRIEKGCSIGTHDHVNETEYYWITGGRGIVTEADGDKVVEKGDLVITGGGASHAIRNEEDEPLTFLALIILD
- a CDS encoding ABC transporter ATP-binding protein encodes the protein MSPNQPALLSVTALNFSISKEKHILKDISFSVPQGSFTLLCGPNGSGKSVLLRCIKGLEQMQEGTILLEGKDVTKDRKKRMQTIGLVFQDADTQMVGQTVEKDIRFGMENLGLDLETQTQKLEQVLGLLDLSGQRSQRPRTLSGGEKRRLAIAGVLVMDPKLLILDEPFANLDYRSVVSVLSTLLRLQQEGHTIILVSHEVDKTLSHADQVLVLESGHIVASGTPHEVLPILGQHGIYLPEGAAVEDLSWLKR
- a CDS encoding phosphoribosylformylglycinamidine synthase, translated to MVHQVLLCRKDAYGNRDAELAAQLRSLLGLQDLQGLQICLRYTLEGLDAGQVSLLGDQLLVDSTRDRKLDKLPQHTWNLGVEMHSGQFDQRAYAVQLCGKLLLPDTEIQVRTATFYCFEGTFSEQEKARIRAYLINEVESREADERVPDQLFERAQAPLFPPTLDGFCERQDLKGVLAEYQLAMDEEDLALIQRWFISQDRNPTLTELRVLDTYWSDHCRHTTFLTELDEVVIDDPQIDAIYQMFLKDRSRLGITKALTLMELATGGAKYLKANGGLKRLDVSDEINACSVHIDVDVDGKNIPYLLQFKNETHNHPTEIEPFGGAATCIGGAIRDPLSGRSYVYQGMRISGSGDPTTALDQTLEGKLAQRTIALGSAHGFSSYGNQIGMATSLVEEFYHPGFVAKHMELGFVIGAVPLAQVRREQPDLSDVVILVGGRTGRDGCGGATGSSKSHGLTSLESCASEVQRGNAPQERKLQRLMRRAEVTRLIKRCNDFGAGGVSVAIGELADGVMIDLDALPTKYEGLDGTERAISESQERMAMVVAQQDAQQFLRYAEEENLEATVVAQITEEPNLVMHCQGKTLVNLSRELLSSNGARKRARVHVPCYAERAAKQEPFGEAELATLLNDLNSASKQALAQRFDTTIGGGSVLQSFGGKTQSSPAQVMAALIPVEEGRTTATSLASYAYDPYESEANPFRGAFLAVMHSLAKVAAAGGDLAQTYLTFQEYFGKLGSDPDRWGLPLASLLGAYKAQRLFGTAAIGGKDSMSGTFGSLSVPPTLVSFAVSVAKQNQVGYNHFVQAGSSLFLLEAEREEDLLALFTHVSTLVRQKRVRSAYAVGWGGLALAVTHMSLGNEIGCILETDLDLATKRYGAFVVETDGPLEGGVLIGRTTAEAEVVFPSCGKDIKSLRTALEAPLAPVYGSMHAEGERVPTLDFVVDAWPKCRYPKAKPRVLIPVFEGTNCELDSRKAWKGVGAEVELLVINTLTPKHVEQSVQRMLASLQQCQILFLSGGFSAADEPDGSGKFIASFLANPLIKARIETLLAEHDALVGGICNGFQALVRLGLLPYGAIRKPAAGDPMLLDNQVGHHISRLVNCRVSSNLSPWFSAFKVGDTQLLPVSHGEGRFFAEDSVLADLIRQGQIASQYVDSQGYATTSYPDNPNGSLYAVEALSSADGKVFGRMAHSERIVERLYQNTEAQADSALFWGAVRYFG
- a CDS encoding 5-formyltetrahydrofolate cyclo-ligase: METKRALRRAIRAQGTRDFQEEDSKSCRSLLASNLYAGAHSLFAFFPLRDEADITEVLQDALAHKVLALPVSDADGTLHFFQVFSFETLQKGRFGIAEPQPTRELFPTQEDLLLVPAVAYTRQGQRLGRGKGYYDRFLSHHTGCPTLGICRSHQLVETLPEEEHDKRVAAVLCAGVFY
- a CDS encoding sulfide/dihydroorotate dehydrogenase-like FAD/NAD-binding protein, which codes for MNKILSKQRLSQEVFRMEIEAREIAEARKPGQFIILQMGGDFGERIPLTIADADPEKGSITLIFQAVGETTHRLALLNVGDSIENLLGPLGKPTDIKNYGKVVCVGGGIGVAPLFPIVQGMKNAGNEVKVIMGARNKDLLIMEEDMKATADEVIVVTDDGSYGRKALVTEPLKELCETYKPDCVVIIGPPIMMKFAALTTKPYGIHTIVSLNTIMIDGTGMCGGCRVTIGGKTKFVCVDGPEFDGHQVDWDNMLLRLGTYRSKEQDAHHRCHIGLHINEGEA
- a CDS encoding Hsp20/alpha crystallin family protein, with protein sequence MKYYVSYNNSNPVSNFESLFNDLWSDWGVSSSKIPPVDIYETEKAYVIEAELAGYKQDEVQVNVDKHVLRISSDKQTLKDADGKKNLVRERYFKKFERSFSLPEDIDESAIEGEFSDGVLTITLPKKEEVLPKTIEVKIR